GCGTCACCACCATGCTGTTGAATGAAGGCCTGGATACAGGCGACATCCTGCTGCAAAGAGAAATGGCTATTCGTCCAGAAGATACGGCTTTGACTTACGCGCCGCGTCTGGCAGAAATGGGCGCAGATATGATCGTAGAAACATTGCGCGGCCTTGAAGACAACAGCGTCACGCCGGTTCCGCAGGACCACGCCAAAGCCACCCTCGCGCCGATTCTTAAGAAAGAAGATGGGCTCGCGGATTTCACGCGCACCGCAACTGAAATTCACAATCGCCTGCGCGGCTTTCAGCCGTGGCCCGGAGCCTACACGCAGTTTCGCGGCAAGAGTTTGAAATTGATCAGTGCCAGGCCCGAAGATACGCCGTCCAACTTGGCGCCCGGTGATCTGCGCGTGGGAGATGAAAAGCTTTTCGTCGGCTGCGGACATCGCACCGTGCTGCAACTATTGCAGATCCAGCCTGAAGGAAAGAAAGTTATGGCCGCGCGGGAATTCATCAACGGCTATCATCCCGCTGCGGCCGAATGGCTGGGTCCAGCCAAGGGCGACTGATCGTGGCCGTCTCTCCAGCGCGCAACGCGGCTTTCAACATATTGTTACGCGTGGAGCGCGAGTCGGCCTATGCGGTCGAACTTCTGCACTCCGGGCTTCTTGACGAACTCTCTCCGGTGGATCGCAATCTCACAACCGAAATCGTCATGGGTGTTCTGCGCTGGCGCTCTGTGCTCGACGAAACCATTGCTCGTCTCAGCTTTACGCCATTCCGCAAGCTCGACTTCGAAGTCCTTACGGCCCTGCGCATGGGCGTCTATCAAAAACAGTTCCTCACAAGAGTGCCGGCGCACGCTGCCGTGAATGAAACGGTAGAGCTGGTCAAGCAGGCTAAGAAAGTCTCGGCTACCGGACTAGTGAACGCAGTGATGCGCAAGGTCAAATCAGCGGCGTATGATCCGCATGCGTCCCGACTGAGCGGCGTCGATTATCTGTCCTCTTCTCTGGCGCACCCAAGATGGCTGGCACAACGATGGGCTTCATCTTTCGGTGATGAAGTTGCCCAGAAAATCTGCGAATACGATCAGCGCATTCCTGCTACCGTCTTGCGTTTGAGCAGTCCAGACGACGAAAACATGATGGTCGAACAGGGCGTCCAGCTTGCCTCCGGCGCGCTGATGGCGACGGCGCGAGTCGTGACCTCCGGGGACGTTAGCGCCACCCAAATGTTCCGCGATGGGCAAGTCTTGGAAAGAAATATCGCCATCCAGGACGAAGGCTCTCAACTGGTGGCTGCGCTTGTTGGCAAAGGTCGTCGGATACTCGATTGCTGTGCCGCTCCCGGCGGCAAGACCGCCGCCATGGCTACCCGCCTGCCTGAAGCTGAGATCATTGCTACTGAGCTGCATCCGCATCGTGCAACTCTACTGAGAAGACTCGCTCCGCAGCAAAACATCCAAGTCATCACCGCGGACGCGCTCGCTCTGCCTTACGGCGCGGACTTCGATCGTGTATTAGCCGACGTTCCCTGTTCAGGAACGGGAACGCTGGCGCGCAATCCCGAAATCAAATGGAAGCTCAAGCCGGATGATCTTCTCGATCTGCAATCGCGCCAGATCGCAATTCTGAAGGCGGCCATGCGGCATGTTTCACCCGGCGGAAGGCTTATCTATTCCACGTGTTCGCTGGAGCCGGAAGAGAACGAGCAGGTAATCGCCGCCTGCTTACCAACCGGGTCCGAATTCAAAATAATTCCGGTACGAAGCGAGCTAGAGCGTTTGCAGGAATCGGGAGATCTGGTCTGGAAGAATATTGACGAACTGACCAGTGGCGATTTTCTGCGGACGATTCCTGGCGTTCATCCTTGTGATGGATTTTTCGCCGCGATCCTCGAAAAGATATGAACCGCAAAGGGCGCAAAGATGGCAAAGCGCAATTGTGAGTTAACGTTTGTATGATAATTCCATTTTTCGAGAGACGCGTCATGGCACGACTTTCAGTCGCGGAGAAAGCTTTATTAGGTTCTGGAGTTTGGTCTCGTGCATAGATTCTGGTGGGTAGAATCTCAAGGACCTCTGAAACTAAAATGTGCTGGGCCGCAACAGCGTGGCTTGCCAAACTATTTTAAATCCCTTTGCGTCCTTCGCGTCCTTTGCGGTTAACTCTTCATTTCCTTACATCAAAGCTTATCGCCGCTCCGGCGGTCACGCGCTGTCCTGCTGCGGGAGACTGCCGAATAATAATTCCGGGCGCCTCTGCAGCGTTAGGGGCATTGCCGCTGACAAGAAGCACCTTGCCCAGGATAAAGCCACCTTTAATCAATGCGATGTTTGCGTCTGCCAATGGTTTTCCTACAAAGTTGGGCATCACGTAGCGCTGGCCGTTGTCCGCGGCGGCAATCAGTAAGCTCACTTTTGGTGACGTCACATCAGACGCTTCGGGTGGCGGTGACTGTGCCAGCACAGTATCAGGGGTCGCGCCGGGAAGGTGTATGGTCGCGACCGTCCCAACTTCCAGCCCGCGACGGCTTACGTTGATCCCAGCTGCATGCTGGCTTTGTCCAATCAGGTTAGGGACTGCGGCGTGCTGTGTTCCCAGGCTGGCGGCCACGCGAATCTTCCATCCCCGGCGCACCGTGGCGCCCGGCGCAGGCGATTGCGAAATGATTCGACCGGTGGGAACTGACGGACTATAGAAGCGGCTTTCCACGGAAAGAACCAGGCCGTCAGAATTGGCAAGGCGTTCGGCCTCAGCAGGAGTGAGTCCAGCCAGCCGCGGCACCTGCACTTCTCGGCCTTGTATGGCAAAGCGCATGGCCAACAGCGCTGAGGAGAGAAACACCAGCAGCAGCACCAGGCCAAGAAAAAAATATTTTATGACTTTTCGCAGCAATCAGTGGGCCTCCGCGTCTCCGGCATGGCGAGGCGGCGTGATGGCTGCGCGCTTAACCGCTGCCGCTTTCTTTTTGTCACTGCCCACAGCCGCAAAGGCCTCGTTTTTCCGCGCAGGATCGGCAACTACCGCGCGCATGAAGTCCAGCCAGATAGGCAGAGCCGCGTGTCCGCCTGTCTCATTTTCTCCCAGGTTCTTTTTTTCATCGAACCCTACCCACACGCCGCAAGTCAGGCTGGGTGTGAAGCCCACAAACCATGCGTCGGTGTAATCATTGGTGGTGCCGGTTTTGCCCGCCA
This region of Terriglobia bacterium genomic DNA includes:
- the rsmB gene encoding 16S rRNA (cytosine(967)-C(5))-methyltransferase RsmB; this translates as MAGSSQGRLIVAVSPARNAAFNILLRVERESAYAVELLHSGLLDELSPVDRNLTTEIVMGVLRWRSVLDETIARLSFTPFRKLDFEVLTALRMGVYQKQFLTRVPAHAAVNETVELVKQAKKVSATGLVNAVMRKVKSAAYDPHASRLSGVDYLSSSLAHPRWLAQRWASSFGDEVAQKICEYDQRIPATVLRLSSPDDENMMVEQGVQLASGALMATARVVTSGDVSATQMFRDGQVLERNIAIQDEGSQLVAALVGKGRRILDCCAAPGGKTAAMATRLPEAEIIATELHPHRATLLRRLAPQQNIQVITADALALPYGADFDRVLADVPCSGTGTLARNPEIKWKLKPDDLLDLQSRQIAILKAAMRHVSPGGRLIYSTCSLEPEENEQVIAACLPTGSEFKIIPVRSELERLQESGDLVWKNIDELTSGDFLRTIPGVHPCDGFFAAILEKI
- a CDS encoding PASTA domain-containing protein, which produces MLRKVIKYFFLGLVLLLVFLSSALLAMRFAIQGREVQVPRLAGLTPAEAERLANSDGLVLSVESRFYSPSVPTGRIISQSPAPGATVRRGWKIRVAASLGTQHAAVPNLIGQSQHAAGINVSRRGLEVGTVATIHLPGATPDTVLAQSPPPEASDVTSPKVSLLIAAADNGQRYVMPNFVGKPLADANIALIKGGFILGKVLLVSGNAPNAAEAPGIIIRQSPAAGQRVTAGAAISFDVRK
- the fmt gene encoding methionyl-tRNA formyltransferase — protein: MKLVFCGTPMFAVPSLERLHAAGFEIQLVVTQPDRPQGRGMAMTAPPVKQSALKFGLPVIQPEKIKKNEEFRSQLEALQPDAIIVVGYGRIIPPWMLELPRYGNINVHASLLPKYRGAAPVQWAIAQGETVSGVTTMLLNEGLDTGDILLQREMAIRPEDTALTYAPRLAEMGADMIVETLRGLEDNSVTPVPQDHAKATLAPILKKEDGLADFTRTATEIHNRLRGFQPWPGAYTQFRGKSLKLISARPEDTPSNLAPGDLRVGDEKLFVGCGHRTVLQLLQIQPEGKKVMAAREFINGYHPAAAEWLGPAKGD